A genomic segment from Pseudoduganella chitinolytica encodes:
- a CDS encoding sensor histidine kinase encodes MTDSPSLAARLPFPHTVRWLMPVVLVLFFLAILIWLPWQARQMESSERQEQLIADTLWVEQTIRFQMGRHEESLRAIGNDILSGTPPERLRERMLRLMKTGTELKRLMWLEPDGRIAASTEAAPPQVATLSPASRDAAERARRGRNPVYGQPEPETLNPAGTPGAIMLDYHLPLFRGDDYVGSVVATYQLSSLLDEMVPWWFAQDNQITLLDRDDRILARRAAAGPGHGVYTHKRALDLPGVTVTLMTDSVKSEPKLLPNLLVGSVIALSLALLWSLLALWGHISRRLAAEDALRQQMAFRTAMENSLVTGLRARDLEGRITHVNPAFCQMVGYTEEELVGRSPPMPYWAPEVMAEYQHRLANVLAGTVTPQFETIFQRPDGTRIPVLIFEAPLVDDAGRHTGWMGSILDITDRKRIEELNREHQEKLQASARLATMGEIASMLAHELNQPLAAISSYTTGALNLLARTDGAPVDSGKLKPALEQASAQARRAGQIVRSVFDFVKKREAERQDVALADMLDSIRALIELQARHYQVTFRTVLPADLPLVRADRMMIEQVLLNLTRNGIEAMANVPLRRRTLTLEACYDAPAHQVGVCVADNGHGIPQEVAERLFSPFFSTKAQGMGMGLNICRTAIEFHGGTLTHRDNPGGGTIFTFTLPASVTSVETTE; translated from the coding sequence ATGACCGATTCCCCATCGTTGGCCGCGCGCCTGCCCTTCCCGCATACCGTGCGCTGGCTGATGCCGGTCGTGCTGGTGCTGTTCTTCCTCGCCATCCTGATCTGGCTGCCGTGGCAGGCGCGCCAGATGGAGAGCAGCGAACGGCAGGAACAGCTGATCGCCGACACGCTGTGGGTCGAGCAGACCATCCGCTTCCAGATGGGGCGCCACGAGGAAAGCCTGCGCGCCATCGGCAACGACATCCTGTCCGGCACGCCGCCCGAGCGGCTGCGCGAGCGCATGCTGCGCCTGATGAAGACGGGCACGGAGCTGAAGCGCCTGATGTGGCTGGAGCCGGACGGTCGCATCGCCGCCTCCACGGAAGCGGCGCCGCCGCAGGTGGCGACGTTGTCGCCGGCCTCGCGCGACGCGGCCGAGAGGGCCCGCCGCGGCCGCAACCCCGTCTACGGCCAGCCCGAGCCGGAAACGCTGAACCCGGCCGGCACGCCCGGGGCGATCATGCTCGATTACCACCTGCCCCTGTTCCGGGGCGACGACTACGTCGGCAGCGTCGTCGCCACCTACCAGCTCTCAAGCCTGCTGGACGAGATGGTGCCGTGGTGGTTCGCGCAGGACAACCAGATCACGCTGCTGGACCGCGACGACCGCATCCTGGCACGCCGCGCGGCCGCCGGCCCGGGCCACGGCGTCTACACGCACAAGCGCGCGCTCGACCTGCCGGGCGTCACCGTCACGTTGATGACGGACAGCGTCAAGAGCGAACCGAAGCTCCTGCCCAACCTGCTGGTGGGCTCCGTCATCGCGCTGTCGCTGGCGCTGCTGTGGAGCCTCCTGGCGCTGTGGGGCCACATCTCGCGCCGCCTGGCCGCCGAGGATGCGCTGCGCCAGCAGATGGCGTTTCGCACGGCGATGGAGAATTCGCTGGTGACGGGCCTGCGCGCGCGCGACCTGGAGGGGCGCATCACGCACGTCAATCCCGCCTTCTGCCAGATGGTCGGCTATACGGAGGAGGAGCTGGTGGGCCGCTCGCCGCCGATGCCCTACTGGGCGCCCGAAGTGATGGCCGAATACCAGCACCGCCTGGCCAACGTGCTGGCGGGGACGGTGACGCCGCAGTTCGAAACCATCTTCCAGCGCCCCGACGGCACCCGCATCCCCGTGCTGATCTTCGAGGCGCCGCTGGTGGACGACGCCGGCCGCCACACGGGCTGGATGGGCTCCATCCTCGACATCACGGACCGCAAGCGCATCGAGGAACTCAATCGGGAGCACCAGGAAAAGCTGCAGGCCAGCGCGCGCCTGGCCACGATGGGCGAGATCGCATCGATGCTGGCGCATGAACTGAACCAGCCGCTGGCCGCGATTTCCAGCTACACGACGGGGGCACTGAACCTGCTGGCCCGCACCGACGGCGCGCCGGTCGACAGCGGCAAGCTCAAACCGGCACTGGAACAGGCCAGCGCCCAGGCGCGCCGCGCCGGCCAGATCGTGCGCAGCGTGTTCGACTTCGTCAAGAAGCGCGAGGCGGAGCGGCAGGACGTGGCGCTGGCCGATATGCTCGACAGCATCCGCGCCCTGATCGAACTGCAGGCGCGCCACTACCAGGTGACGTTCCGCACGGTGCTGCCGGCCGACCTGCCGCTGGTACGGGCCGACCGCATGATGATCGAGCAGGTGCTGCTGAACCTGACGCGCAACGGCATCGAGGCGATGGCCAACGTACCGCTGAGGCGTCGCACGCTGACCTTGGAAGCCTGTTACGATGCGCCCGCGCACCAGGTCGGCGTGTGCGTGGCCGACAACGGCCACGGCATCCCGCAGGAAGTGGCCGAGCGGCTGTTCTCGCCGTTCTTCTCGACCAAGGCGCAGGGCATGGGCATGGGCCTGAACATCTGTCGCACGGCGATCGAGTTCCACGGCGGCACGCTGACGCACCGCGACAACCCGGGAGGCGGTACCATATTCACTTTTACGCTGCCAGCCAGCGTAACCTCAGTAGAAACAACGGAGTAA
- the queG gene encoding tRNA epoxyqueuosine(34) reductase QueG, which yields MSPSPEELATLSAAIKGWGHELGFAEVRIADIDLAAAEAGLQAWLDAGMHGEMDYMATHGMKRARPAELVPGTVRVIAARMNYLPESAGADWRERERARLADPQAAVISVYARGRDYHKVLRARLQQLADRIQGAIGAFGYRVFTDSAPVMELPLAEKSGLGWRGKHTLLLNRAAGSMFFMGEILVDLPLPVDAPTDAHCGQCSACITACPTQAILGPGRLDARRCISYLTIELKGVIPEELRPLLGNRVYGCDDCQTACPWNKFAQRATLPDFDERHGLGSAGMLELFAWTEEQFNRNMEGSPIRRIGHERWLRNLAVGLGNAAAAGARGDAAIVAGLLARVEHPSALVREHVAWALARHAIDARDGVPQKSGTASQNRGQPPYSTMRKS from the coding sequence ATGTCCCCGTCCCCCGAAGAACTCGCAACGCTAAGCGCCGCCATCAAGGGCTGGGGCCACGAGCTGGGCTTTGCCGAAGTACGCATCGCCGACATCGACCTGGCCGCCGCCGAAGCGGGCCTGCAGGCCTGGCTGGACGCCGGCATGCATGGCGAAATGGACTATATGGCAACGCACGGCATGAAGCGCGCCCGTCCCGCCGAACTGGTGCCCGGCACCGTGCGCGTCATCGCGGCGCGCATGAACTACCTGCCCGAGTCGGCCGGCGCCGACTGGCGCGAGCGGGAACGCGCCCGCCTGGCCGACCCGCAGGCCGCCGTCATCTCCGTCTATGCCCGCGGGCGCGACTACCACAAGGTGTTGCGCGCCCGGCTGCAGCAACTGGCCGACCGCATCCAGGGCGCCATCGGTGCGTTCGGCTACCGCGTCTTCACCGATTCGGCGCCGGTGATGGAGCTGCCGCTGGCCGAAAAGTCCGGCCTGGGCTGGCGCGGCAAGCATACCCTGCTGCTCAATCGCGCGGCCGGCTCGATGTTCTTCATGGGCGAGATCCTCGTCGACCTGCCGCTGCCGGTGGACGCGCCGACGGACGCGCATTGCGGCCAGTGCAGCGCCTGCATCACGGCTTGCCCTACCCAGGCCATCCTGGGCCCCGGCAGGCTGGACGCGCGCCGCTGCATTTCCTACCTGACGATCGAACTGAAAGGCGTTATTCCCGAGGAGTTGCGCCCGCTGCTGGGCAACCGCGTCTACGGCTGCGACGACTGCCAGACCGCCTGCCCGTGGAACAAGTTCGCCCAGCGTGCCACGTTGCCGGACTTCGACGAGCGCCACGGCCTGGGCAGCGCCGGCATGCTGGAACTGTTCGCGTGGACGGAAGAACAATTCAATCGCAACATGGAGGGCAGTCCGATCCGGCGCATCGGCCATGAGCGCTGGCTGCGCAACCTGGCGGTCGGGCTGGGCAATGCCGCCGCTGCCGGCGCGCGCGGCGATGCGGCCATCGTGGCCGGGTTGCTGGCGCGGGTCGAACATCCGTCCGCGCTGGTGCGCGAGCACGTGGCTTGGGCGCTGGCGCGGCATGCGATAGACGCAAGGGACGGCGTCCCGCAAAAATCGGGGACAGCCTCCCAAAATCGGGGACAGCCTCCTTATTCCACCATGCGGAAAAGCTGA
- a CDS encoding AAA family ATPase, whose amino-acid sequence MGISSSFAIDLTLRRDIVPGFDRYPFNLPAVRHLQVLAFHPAVTFIVGENGSGKSTLLEAIAVALGFNAEGGSRNFNFDTRASHSALHEYVRIAKGFRRPRDGYFLRAESFFNVATEIERLYDAGPGESIGAAYGGRSLHEQSHGESFMSLLTHRFRGQGLYVLDEPEAALSPQRQLAAMGRIHQLVKEGSQFIIATHSPILMAYPDARIYACTAKGLRRTDYMDTEHYQVTRDFLLDPQRMLDVLLADE is encoded by the coding sequence ATGGGGATTTCGTCCAGCTTCGCCATCGACCTGACGCTGCGGCGCGACATCGTCCCCGGCTTCGACCGCTACCCGTTCAACCTGCCCGCCGTGCGCCACCTGCAGGTGCTGGCGTTCCACCCCGCCGTCACCTTCATCGTCGGCGAGAACGGCAGCGGAAAATCGACGTTGCTGGAAGCGATCGCCGTCGCACTGGGCTTCAACGCGGAGGGCGGCAGCCGCAATTTCAACTTCGACACGCGCGCCTCGCATTCGGCGCTGCACGAGTACGTGCGTATCGCCAAGGGCTTCCGGCGGCCGCGCGACGGTTATTTCCTGCGGGCGGAGAGTTTTTTTAACGTCGCCACCGAGATCGAGCGACTGTACGACGCCGGACCAGGCGAATCAATCGGAGCCGCTTATGGCGGCCGCTCGCTGCACGAGCAATCGCATGGCGAATCGTTCATGTCACTGCTGACGCACCGCTTCCGCGGGCAAGGCCTGTACGTGCTGGACGAACCGGAAGCGGCGCTGTCGCCGCAGCGCCAGCTGGCCGCGATGGGGCGCATCCACCAGCTGGTCAAGGAGGGCTCGCAGTTCATCATCGCGACGCACTCGCCCATCCTGATGGCCTACCCGGACGCCCGCATCTACGCCTGCACGGCCAAGGGCCTGCGCCGCACCGACTACATGGACACGGAGCACTACCAGGTGACGCGTGATTTCCTCCTCGATCCGCAGCGGATGCTGGACGTGCTGCTGGCGGACGAGTAA
- a CDS encoding VTT domain-containing protein: MDFVQLLDMLVHVDKTLGFLIAQYGVYVYAVLFFIIFAETGLVVLFFFPGDTLLFIAGAFCATGQMHLGLLIFLLITAAILGNTTNYLIGEAVGQRMFTHDYRWINKDALRRTHEFFERHGGKTIILARFVPVVRTFAPFVAGVSDMTFARFQLYNVAGALAWVISLCVAGYLFGNIPIIRDNLTAIVLFGVAVAIVPVALGGLWKFSRKMLRR; encoded by the coding sequence ATGGATTTCGTTCAACTGTTGGACATGCTGGTCCACGTCGACAAGACGCTGGGCTTCTTGATTGCGCAATATGGTGTCTATGTGTACGCCGTGTTGTTCTTCATCATCTTTGCCGAGACGGGTCTCGTGGTCCTGTTCTTCTTCCCTGGCGACACGCTGCTGTTCATCGCCGGCGCGTTCTGCGCCACGGGGCAGATGCACCTGGGCCTGCTGATCTTCCTTCTCATCACGGCCGCCATACTGGGGAACACGACCAATTACCTGATCGGCGAGGCTGTCGGACAGCGCATGTTCACCCACGACTATCGCTGGATCAACAAGGATGCGTTGCGCCGCACCCACGAGTTCTTCGAGCGCCACGGCGGCAAGACGATCATCCTGGCCCGCTTCGTGCCTGTCGTGCGCACGTTCGCGCCGTTCGTGGCGGGGGTTTCCGACATGACGTTCGCCCGCTTCCAGCTCTATAACGTGGCCGGCGCGCTGGCCTGGGTCATCTCGCTGTGCGTGGCCGGTTACCTGTTCGGCAATATCCCTATCATCCGCGACAACCTGACGGCCATCGTGCTGTTCGGCGTGGCCGTCGCCATCGTGCCGGTGGCGCTGGGCGGCCTGTGGAAATTCAGCCGCAAGATGCTGCGCCGTTAA
- a CDS encoding carbonic anhydrase gives MRKPIALIACCLALGTASANDPPASAKGSIPSILPAKPSKASLKEKEPAAKKLSAREQEEMAEAELSAKIAERLAAMRANQAARIAAAAKAKKDAAARAVRVAAIAAAPPPPANGTFWTYEGEFGPANWSKINASWNKCNGGTRQSPIDIRDGIKVDLERIAFDYRPSSFSVTDNGHTVQVQLGGGNYLSVAGRTYELQQLHFHRPAEERVNGKSYEMGIHLVHKDVEGHVAILALMLQRGRPQPAVQTVWNNLPLEKTDTFTPSIVFDPNDLLPERRDYYTYMGSLSEPPCTEGVLWMVMKEPLQASPEQMALFSRLYPLNARPVQASSGRMIKESQ, from the coding sequence ATGCGCAAGCCGATCGCCCTCATTGCCTGCTGTCTCGCCCTCGGGACCGCCAGCGCGAACGATCCCCCCGCTTCGGCCAAGGGGTCGATACCTTCCATCCTGCCCGCCAAACCGTCCAAAGCCTCGCTGAAGGAGAAGGAGCCGGCGGCGAAGAAACTGTCCGCGCGCGAGCAGGAGGAGATGGCGGAAGCGGAACTGTCCGCCAAGATCGCCGAGCGCCTGGCCGCGATGCGCGCCAACCAGGCCGCCCGCATTGCCGCCGCCGCGAAGGCAAAGAAGGACGCTGCCGCCCGCGCCGTCCGTGTCGCCGCCATCGCGGCCGCGCCGCCGCCACCGGCCAACGGCACGTTCTGGACCTACGAAGGTGAATTCGGTCCGGCCAACTGGAGCAAGATCAACGCCAGCTGGAACAAGTGCAATGGCGGTACCCGTCAGTCCCCCATCGACATCCGCGACGGCATCAAGGTCGACCTGGAGCGGATCGCCTTCGACTACCGGCCGTCGTCGTTCAGCGTCACGGACAACGGCCATACCGTGCAGGTGCAATTGGGCGGCGGGAATTACCTGTCCGTTGCGGGCCGCACGTACGAACTGCAGCAGCTGCACTTCCACCGCCCCGCCGAGGAGCGGGTCAATGGCAAGAGCTACGAGATGGGCATCCACCTGGTGCACAAGGACGTCGAGGGCCACGTGGCGATCCTGGCGCTGATGCTGCAGCGGGGCCGCCCGCAGCCGGCCGTGCAGACCGTGTGGAACAACCTGCCGCTGGAGAAGACCGACACGTTCACGCCGTCGATCGTGTTCGATCCGAACGACCTGCTGCCGGAGCGGCGCGACTACTACACGTACATGGGATCGCTGTCCGAGCCACCGTGCACGGAAGGCGTGCTGTGGATGGTGATGAAGGAGCCGCTGCAGGCATCGCCCGAGCAGATGGCGCTGTTCTCGCGGCTCTATCCGTTGAATGCCCGGCCGGTGCAGGCCAGCTCGGGCCGGATGATCAAGGAATCACAGTAA
- the tsaE gene encoding tRNA (adenosine(37)-N6)-threonylcarbamoyltransferase complex ATPase subunit type 1 TsaE produces the protein MPSFKAHLRDESHTAALGVALARALLPGMAIHLHGDLGAGKTALTRALLHAAGHPGHVKSPTYTLAEPYQVTIDGQPVTVIHYDLYRLGSPEEFLDAGFREDFDGRNVCIVEWPEKAEGVLPPPDLRVILAVAGTGRDVELQGSSALGSSCLQRLHFPRIL, from the coding sequence ATGCCGTCCTTCAAAGCCCATCTCCGTGACGAATCCCACACCGCCGCCCTTGGCGTGGCGCTGGCTCGCGCCCTGCTGCCGGGCATGGCGATCCACCTGCACGGCGACCTCGGTGCCGGCAAGACGGCCCTGACGCGCGCACTGCTGCACGCGGCCGGCCACCCGGGCCACGTGAAAAGTCCGACCTACACGCTGGCCGAACCGTACCAGGTGACGATCGATGGCCAGCCCGTCACCGTGATCCACTACGACCTGTACCGGCTGGGCAGCCCGGAGGAATTCCTCGACGCGGGCTTTCGCGAGGATTTCGACGGCCGCAACGTCTGCATCGTGGAATGGCCGGAAAAAGCGGAGGGCGTGCTGCCGCCGCCGGACCTGCGCGTGATTCTCGCTGTGGCCGGTACGGGACGTGATGTAGAATTGCAGGGTTCTTCCGCATTAGGTTCGTCATGCCTGCAACGCCTCCACTTCCCCCGGATACTCTGA
- a CDS encoding peptidylprolyl isomerase, with product MPLHRPLPFLAAALLSMPPALVAAELPPKPTVADVVKASRATEWRAPDPDNTLYLEIPTGRVVIELAPAFAPRHVANIRAMVREGYFDGLAILRSQDNWVVQWGDPDEKNPKPLKTAKARLPGEFTAPMAPIKEFTRLPDRDGYAPQVGHANGFPAARDPKSGQAWLAHCYGMVGVGRDAAADSGNGGALYAVIGNAPRHLDRNITVVGRVIDGMPLLSVLPRGAGAMGFYEKPEQMVPIKSVRLAADVPEEQRSKLEILRTDSTSFKAVAEAQRNRGGPWTKVAAGHVDLCNVPIPVRQTVAAN from the coding sequence ATGCCCCTGCACCGCCCCCTGCCCTTCCTGGCCGCCGCCCTGCTGTCCATGCCACCGGCGCTGGTCGCCGCCGAGCTGCCACCGAAGCCTACCGTCGCGGACGTCGTCAAGGCGTCACGCGCCACCGAATGGCGCGCGCCGGACCCGGACAATACGCTGTACCTGGAGATCCCGACGGGCCGCGTCGTCATCGAACTGGCACCCGCGTTCGCGCCGCGGCACGTTGCCAACATCCGCGCGATGGTGCGCGAGGGCTACTTCGACGGCCTGGCGATCCTGCGTTCGCAGGACAACTGGGTGGTGCAGTGGGGCGATCCGGACGAGAAGAACCCGAAACCGCTGAAGACCGCGAAAGCCAGGCTGCCGGGAGAATTTACCGCGCCGATGGCACCGATCAAGGAATTCACCCGCCTGCCCGACCGCGACGGCTACGCGCCGCAGGTGGGCCATGCCAACGGCTTCCCCGCAGCCCGCGACCCGAAGAGCGGCCAGGCCTGGCTGGCGCACTGCTACGGCATGGTGGGCGTGGGCCGCGACGCGGCCGCCGACAGCGGCAACGGCGGCGCCCTGTACGCCGTCATCGGCAACGCACCGCGCCACCTGGACCGCAACATCACGGTCGTCGGCCGCGTCATCGACGGCATGCCGCTGCTGTCCGTGCTGCCGCGTGGTGCCGGCGCGATGGGCTTCTACGAGAAGCCGGAGCAGATGGTGCCGATCAAGTCCGTCCGCCTGGCCGCCGACGTGCCCGAAGAGCAGCGCAGCAAGCTGGAAATCCTGCGCACGGACTCGACCAGCTTCAAGGCCGTCGCCGAAGCCCAGCGCAACCGCGGCGGCCCATGGACCAAGGTCGCCGCCGGCCACGTCGACCTGTGCAACGTACCGATCCCGGTGCGGCAAACCGTCGCCGCCAACTAG
- a CDS encoding N-acetylmuramoyl-L-alanine amidase, whose product MPATPPLPPDTLIARRRPGKTRRTFLKAGGTLLLSVLAPLSARAAQIMAVRVWPADDYTRVTLENDSDLKTSHFLVKDPDRLVVDIEGLELNPTLKTLVAKIQSNDPYIKQVRVGQNRPNVVRLVFDLKAPIRPQVFTLDPVGVYKHRLIFDLYPVQPIDPIAAMIEKGEWSSDGKPVGQPPATPEEAPAATLGNALPLPDNKLPAPGVPSEALPRPDIAAVPPKAEPPAPPKAESKKVPNDKLVRMLTVALDPGHGGEDPGAIGAKGSREKDIVLAIAKRLKFKIEEHPNMRVMLTRDGDFFVPLNKRVEKARKVDADLFVSIHADAFVSPSARGSSVFVLSEKGASSSAARWLANKENQADLIGGANAKGHDPQLASVLLDLSTTAQINDSLKVGKAVLAQIGGINKLHNGAVERAGFAVLKAPDIPSILIETAFISNPDEEARLLDNAYQDQIADAIVKGIRQYFAKNPPLAKSRLT is encoded by the coding sequence ATGCCTGCAACGCCTCCACTTCCCCCGGATACTCTGATCGCGCGCCGCCGGCCCGGCAAGACCCGGCGCACGTTCCTGAAGGCCGGCGGCACCCTGCTGCTGTCCGTGCTGGCGCCGTTGTCCGCGCGGGCCGCGCAGATCATGGCGGTGCGCGTGTGGCCGGCCGACGACTACACCCGCGTCACCCTGGAAAACGACAGCGACCTGAAGACGTCGCACTTCCTCGTCAAGGACCCGGACCGCCTGGTCGTCGACATCGAGGGGCTGGAACTGAACCCCACCTTGAAGACGCTGGTGGCGAAGATCCAGTCGAACGACCCATACATCAAGCAGGTGCGCGTGGGCCAGAACCGGCCCAACGTCGTGCGCCTGGTGTTCGACCTGAAGGCGCCGATCCGGCCGCAGGTGTTCACCCTCGACCCGGTCGGGGTCTACAAGCACCGCCTCATCTTCGACCTGTATCCCGTGCAGCCGATCGATCCGATCGCCGCGATGATCGAGAAAGGCGAATGGTCCAGCGACGGCAAGCCGGTGGGCCAGCCGCCCGCCACGCCGGAGGAGGCGCCGGCCGCCACGCTGGGCAATGCGCTGCCGCTGCCGGACAACAAGCTGCCGGCGCCGGGCGTGCCGTCCGAGGCGCTGCCGCGTCCCGACATCGCCGCCGTGCCACCGAAGGCCGAACCGCCGGCGCCCCCGAAGGCGGAATCGAAGAAGGTCCCGAACGACAAGCTGGTGCGCATGCTGACGGTGGCGCTGGACCCCGGCCACGGCGGCGAGGACCCCGGCGCCATCGGCGCCAAGGGCAGCCGCGAGAAGGACATCGTGCTGGCCATCGCCAAACGGCTGAAATTCAAGATCGAGGAGCACCCGAACATGCGCGTGATGCTGACGCGCGACGGCGACTTCTTCGTCCCCCTCAACAAGCGGGTCGAGAAGGCACGCAAGGTCGATGCCGACCTGTTCGTGTCGATCCACGCCGATGCGTTCGTCTCCCCCAGCGCGCGCGGCTCGTCCGTGTTCGTGCTGTCCGAGAAGGGCGCCAGCTCGTCGGCCGCGCGCTGGCTGGCGAACAAGGAAAACCAGGCCGACCTGATCGGCGGGGCCAATGCCAAGGGACACGACCCGCAGCTGGCCAGCGTGCTGCTCGACCTGTCGACGACGGCGCAGATCAACGACAGCCTGAAGGTCGGCAAGGCCGTGCTGGCGCAGATCGGCGGCATCAACAAGCTGCACAACGGCGCCGTGGAGCGGGCCGGCTTTGCCGTGCTGAAGGCGCCGGACATCCCGTCGATCCTGATCGAAACGGCCTTCATCTCCAATCCGGACGAGGAAGCGCGCCTGCTCGACAACGCCTACCAGGACCAGATCGCGGACGCCATCGTCAAGGGCATCCGCCAGTACTTCGCCAAGAACCCGCCGCTCGCCAAGAGCCGGCTGACCTGA
- a CDS encoding D-hexose-6-phosphate mutarotase codes for MKNVTFGELPAVCIVAPDGAEATVALYGAHLASWKTADGRERLFMSERSPRDGSAAIRGGVPVIFPQFSTRGTGQRHGVARLSHWRLADHGSDADTAWAEFALTQHDVPPALAAGWPHAFALALRFTLRPDAIEMRFTVTNTGDAPFDFACALHTYYAVDDFTRTVLEGLPDESPLHFGPKLDNIYAAPPVLALSHDSGKLQLRQQGFTEWVVWNPGAEGAAALSDMADDEWQRFVCIEPARVDKGALAAGATWTGSHTITAGLL; via the coding sequence ATGAAGAACGTGACGTTCGGCGAACTGCCGGCCGTGTGTATCGTTGCGCCCGACGGCGCCGAGGCAACCGTGGCGCTGTACGGCGCCCACCTGGCGTCGTGGAAGACGGCCGACGGGCGCGAACGCCTGTTCATGAGCGAGCGCTCTCCGCGCGACGGCAGCGCGGCCATCCGCGGCGGCGTGCCGGTGATCTTCCCGCAGTTCTCCACGCGCGGCACGGGCCAGCGCCATGGCGTGGCGCGGCTGTCGCACTGGCGCCTGGCGGACCATGGCAGCGATGCGGACACCGCCTGGGCCGAATTCGCGCTGACGCAGCACGACGTGCCGCCGGCGCTGGCCGCGGGCTGGCCCCATGCGTTCGCGCTGGCCCTGCGCTTTACCTTGCGGCCCGATGCTATCGAGATGCGCTTCACCGTCACCAACACGGGCGATGCGCCGTTCGACTTTGCGTGCGCGCTGCACACCTACTACGCCGTCGACGACTTCACCCGCACGGTGCTGGAAGGCCTGCCGGACGAGTCCCCCCTGCACTTCGGCCCGAAGCTGGACAACATCTATGCGGCGCCGCCGGTCCTGGCGCTGTCGCACGACAGCGGCAAGCTGCAACTGCGGCAGCAGGGCTTCACGGAATGGGTGGTGTGGAATCCGGGCGCCGAGGGCGCCGCGGCACTCTCCGACATGGCCGACGACGAATGGCAGCGCTTCGTCTGCATCGAGCCGGCCCGCGTCGACAAGGGCGCACTGGCCGCCGGTGCCACGTGGACCGGCAGCCACACGATTACTGCGGGCTTACTGTGA
- a CDS encoding response regulator transcription factor — translation MLHIVDDEEVVRDSLSWLASSRAIAAATYDSGVKFLAWVEAGQFDPAGDCVLLDVRMPDMNGVAVFDQLHARGLTQRLPVIFLTGHGDVPMAVDTLKRGAFDFFEKPFNDNDLMDRVQEGLAKSLHASASAAVHARLATLSSREREVLDLILAGKMNKVVADELGISMRTVEVHRAHIFDKMQVKTAVELAGLLK, via the coding sequence ATGCTGCATATCGTCGATGATGAAGAAGTGGTGCGCGATTCGCTGTCGTGGCTGGCCTCGTCGCGCGCCATCGCCGCCGCCACCTACGACAGCGGCGTCAAGTTCCTCGCCTGGGTCGAGGCGGGCCAGTTCGACCCGGCCGGCGACTGCGTGCTGCTGGACGTACGCATGCCGGACATGAACGGCGTGGCCGTGTTCGACCAGCTGCACGCGCGCGGCCTGACGCAGCGCCTGCCGGTGATCTTCCTGACGGGCCATGGCGACGTGCCGATGGCCGTCGACACGCTGAAACGGGGCGCCTTCGACTTCTTTGAAAAGCCGTTCAACGACAACGACCTGATGGACCGCGTGCAGGAAGGCCTGGCCAAGTCGCTGCACGCCAGCGCCAGCGCGGCCGTGCATGCGCGCCTGGCCACGCTGTCGAGCCGCGAACGGGAGGTGCTGGACCTGATCCTGGCCGGCAAGATGAACAAGGTGGTGGCGGACGAGCTGGGCATCAGCATGCGCACGGTGGAAGTGCACCGCGCCCACATCTTCGACAAGATGCAGGTCAAGACGGCCGTGGAGCTGGCCGGCCTGCTGAAATAA